A section of the Paenibacillus aurantius genome encodes:
- a CDS encoding carbohydrate ABC transporter permease, with the protein MHRVTSGQKAFQLVNLSLLSLIALGMLLPFINVLAQSFSSSTAVTTGKVTFWPVEFTWINYQYVFSDASIWRSFAVTVYITVLGTLINLAATASMAYPVSRQEFAGRRYVVLLVLVTMVFSAPLIPNFILIKELGMMNSLWSLMIPGAISAFNFFVMRSFFMQIPGELIDSSRIDGCGETRILWNLVLPLSKPVMASLGIFYAVGHWNTFQSALYYINKPNLWPLQVKLRQMITTDDISIDPSASQFSDLAHSSPEGIKMAVIIIATVPIIMIYPFLQRHFVKGLMIGSVKA; encoded by the coding sequence GTGCACCGAGTCACTTCCGGCCAGAAGGCTTTTCAACTGGTTAACCTGAGCCTGCTGTCCCTAATCGCTTTAGGCATGCTGCTGCCTTTCATCAACGTTCTGGCCCAGTCATTCAGCTCGTCTACGGCCGTCACAACAGGGAAGGTCACCTTCTGGCCGGTCGAGTTTACGTGGATTAACTACCAATATGTATTCAGCGATGCCTCCATCTGGCGGTCCTTCGCGGTGACGGTTTACATTACCGTTCTCGGCACCTTAATCAACCTGGCCGCCACCGCCTCGATGGCTTATCCCGTTTCGCGGCAGGAATTTGCCGGCCGCCGGTATGTCGTGCTTCTGGTGCTGGTTACGATGGTGTTCAGCGCCCCGCTTATTCCCAATTTTATTCTCATTAAAGAGCTGGGGATGATGAATTCGCTATGGTCCTTGATGATTCCGGGAGCCATTTCCGCTTTTAACTTCTTCGTCATGCGCTCGTTCTTCATGCAGATCCCGGGCGAGCTCATCGATTCATCCCGGATCGACGGCTGCGGGGAAACGAGAATTTTATGGAATCTGGTGCTTCCCTTGTCCAAGCCGGTGATGGCGTCCCTGGGGATCTTCTACGCCGTCGGGCATTGGAATACGTTTCAATCGGCGCTTTACTACATCAACAAGCCCAACCTGTGGCCGCTTCAAGTGAAGCTTCGCCAAATGATCACCACCGACGATATCTCGATCGATCCTTCCGCTTCCCAATTCAGCGACCTGGCGCATTCTTCTCCGGAAGGAATCAAAATGGCGGTCATCATCATCGCCACCGTGCCGATCATTATGATCTACCCGTTTCTGCAGCGTCATTTTGTTAAAGGACTGATGATCGGATCGGTTAAAGCTTGA
- a CDS encoding ABC transporter permease translates to MEAGRIRLVSRSRRQLASYMWKYKALYVMALPGVLYFLLFKYVPLAGSLIAFQNYNIFNGITGSEWVGLEHFRKMFEHYDFLRILKNTLLIGLYDTIIAFPAPIVLALLLNELRLVFYKRVLQTIVYMPHFLSWVVVSGIAIGILSPSAGAVNHFLGWLGIEPVYFLGEESYIRSILISSGIWRDSGYGTIIYLAALAGINPDLYEAAEVDGAGRWRQTLAITLPSLLPTIMILFLLHIGKFLDFGFERVIVFLNPLNTENGEILDTYIYKAGLLQQQYSYTTAMGLFKSVVGLVLVLIGNFFSRKTTGESLY, encoded by the coding sequence CTGGAAGCGGGCCGGATCCGGCTTGTAAGCCGGTCTCGGCGCCAGCTCGCTTCGTATATGTGGAAGTACAAGGCGCTGTACGTGATGGCCCTGCCCGGAGTTCTATATTTCCTTCTATTTAAATATGTACCGCTTGCCGGCTCTCTCATCGCTTTTCAGAACTACAATATTTTTAATGGAATAACGGGTAGCGAATGGGTGGGACTTGAGCATTTCCGGAAAATGTTCGAGCACTATGATTTTCTGAGGATCCTGAAAAATACGCTGCTTATCGGACTATATGATACGATAATCGCGTTCCCCGCGCCCATCGTTCTGGCCCTGCTCCTGAATGAGCTCCGGCTGGTGTTCTACAAGCGGGTTCTGCAGACGATCGTCTACATGCCTCACTTTCTGTCCTGGGTCGTCGTAAGCGGAATCGCGATCGGCATTCTGTCGCCTTCGGCCGGTGCCGTCAATCATTTCCTGGGATGGCTGGGAATCGAACCGGTCTATTTCCTCGGAGAGGAATCGTACATCCGTTCGATCTTGATTTCCTCCGGGATCTGGCGCGACAGCGGCTACGGCACCATCATTTACCTGGCCGCTCTCGCAGGAATCAACCCGGACCTCTATGAAGCGGCCGAAGTGGACGGGGCCGGCCGGTGGAGGCAGACGCTGGCCATTACCCTGCCCTCGCTCCTGCCGACCATCATGATTCTCTTCCTGCTTCACATCGGGAAATTTCTCGATTTCGGGTTCGAGCGGGTCATTGTCTTTCTGAATCCGTTGAACACCGAGAACGGGGAGATTCTGGATACGTATATTTACAAGGCCGGTCTGCTTCAGCAGCAGTACAGCTACACCACCGCCATGGGCCTGTTCAAATCGGTGGTCGGCCTCGTTCTCGTCTTGATCGGGAATTTCTTCAGCCGCAAAACAACCGGCGAAAGCTTGTATTAG
- a CDS encoding tautomerase family protein, whose product MPQISIRMYEGRTRRQKEEIVKVFTRELSRIIEREPEFISIEFNEIPLDEGAPANLRQAMEQGGIDRG is encoded by the coding sequence ATGCCGCAAATCAGCATCCGAATGTATGAAGGCCGCACCCGCCGGCAGAAGGAAGAAATCGTGAAGGTATTTACGCGGGAACTGTCCCGGATTATCGAGCGGGAGCCGGAGTTCATCTCCATTGAATTCAACGAGATTCCACTCGACGAAGGGGCCCCGGCGAATTTAAGGCAGGCCATGGAGCAGGGAGGAATCGACCGTGGCTAA
- a CDS encoding DUF5605 domain-containing protein: MISTMTSREMERWGLFEITLEGPAEGNPYKDVSLEASFRYGHRTITVSGFYDGEGIYKIRFMPDTEGEWQYETKSGTAELNGHSGRFVCSKPGSGNHGPVRVKDALRFQYEDGTPYRPFGTTCYVWTHQDEALQRQTLSSLAQSPFNKIRMCLFPKRYSFNLNDPEHYPFAGSREGGWDGERFNPVYFAGLEARIEELQRLGIEADLILFHPYDKGHWGFDRMSAAADDYYLRYVIARLSAYRNVWWSLANEFDFMKEKTMADWDRLFRIVQEEDPYQHLRSIHNGTKMYDPSELSIYDHSKPWVTHVSMQYWELTPATAWRKLYKKPIVVDECCYEGNLPQRWGNITGEEMTARFWDGFMRGGYVGHGETYLNDEEIVWWSKGGRLVGESPERIAFLRSVLEEAPAELEPLEGFRDAPTVGVEGRYYLQYYGIHRPAYRELPLPEEASFRIEIIDTWNRTVTPLEGLFSGKTKVVLPARPYMAIRARAVD; this comes from the coding sequence ATGATAAGCACAATGACCAGCAGGGAGATGGAACGCTGGGGCCTCTTCGAGATTACGCTCGAGGGCCCGGCGGAAGGGAATCCATACAAGGACGTATCGCTCGAAGCGAGTTTTCGGTATGGCCACCGCACGATAACGGTTTCGGGCTTTTATGACGGCGAGGGAATCTATAAAATACGTTTCATGCCGGATACGGAGGGGGAATGGCAGTACGAAACGAAGAGCGGCACCGCTGAACTGAACGGACACTCCGGCCGTTTCGTCTGCTCCAAGCCCGGCAGCGGCAATCACGGTCCTGTTCGGGTAAAGGATGCGCTGCGCTTTCAGTACGAAGACGGGACGCCTTACCGCCCTTTCGGCACCACCTGCTATGTCTGGACGCACCAGGACGAAGCCCTTCAGCGGCAGACGCTGAGCAGCCTGGCGCAGTCGCCCTTCAACAAAATCCGGATGTGTCTCTTCCCGAAACGATACAGCTTTAACTTGAACGATCCGGAGCATTATCCGTTTGCCGGCTCGCGGGAAGGCGGGTGGGATGGGGAGCGGTTCAACCCTGTTTATTTTGCCGGACTGGAAGCCCGTATAGAAGAGCTGCAGCGGCTCGGCATCGAGGCCGATCTCATCTTGTTCCATCCGTATGACAAGGGGCATTGGGGCTTTGACCGGATGAGTGCGGCCGCGGACGATTATTATTTACGCTACGTGATCGCCCGCCTGAGCGCCTACCGCAACGTATGGTGGTCGCTTGCCAACGAGTTTGATTTCATGAAGGAGAAGACGATGGCCGACTGGGACCGGCTATTCCGAATCGTGCAGGAAGAAGACCCCTACCAGCACCTGCGGTCGATCCATAACGGCACGAAGATGTACGATCCGTCTGAATTGTCGATATACGACCATAGCAAGCCTTGGGTGACTCATGTCAGCATGCAGTATTGGGAGCTGACGCCGGCTACGGCCTGGCGCAAGCTGTACAAGAAGCCGATTGTCGTAGACGAGTGCTGCTATGAAGGCAATTTGCCGCAGCGGTGGGGCAACATTACGGGCGAGGAGATGACGGCCCGTTTCTGGGACGGCTTTATGCGGGGCGGGTATGTCGGGCATGGGGAAACTTATTTGAACGACGAGGAGATCGTCTGGTGGTCCAAGGGGGGCCGGCTGGTCGGCGAAAGCCCGGAACGGATCGCTTTCCTGCGTTCGGTGCTGGAAGAAGCGCCGGCGGAGCTGGAACCGCTCGAAGGCTTCCGCGACGCGCCGACCGTTGGCGTGGAGGGCCGCTACTATTTGCAGTATTACGGCATTCATCGTCCGGCCTATCGCGAGCTTCCGCTTCCGGAGGAAGCAAGCTTCCGAATCGAGATCATCGATACGTGGAACAGGACCGTTACGCCTCTTGAAGGGCTGTTCTCGGGAAAGACCAAGGTCGTCCTGCCTGCCAGGCCGTATATGGCGATACGGGCCAGGGCGGTGGACTAA
- a CDS encoding carbohydrate ABC transporter permease — translation MQISPRKLSMHLVILALGLFMLYPILWLISSSFKPSGMIFTDTSLWPKAVTLSNYVQGWAGIAGTRFSSFFVNSFIIALACVAGNVLTCSLAAYAFGRLDFSLKKIWFAVMMVTIMLPHHVTIIPQYILFKHLNWINTYYPLTIPKWLSTDAFFIFLMVQFIRGLPRELDESATIDGCGQIQIYWRIVLPLAMPALITTAIFTFIWTWDDFFGALLYLNSANLYTVPLGLRLFMDSTGDSAWGPLLAMSALSLVPSMIIFFSCQKYFVEGISTSGIKG, via the coding sequence ATGCAGATATCGCCAAGAAAGCTCTCTATGCACCTAGTCATTCTGGCGCTCGGCCTTTTCATGCTCTACCCGATTCTGTGGCTGATCTCCAGCTCGTTTAAGCCATCGGGAATGATCTTCACCGATACAAGCCTGTGGCCGAAGGCGGTAACGCTCAGCAATTATGTTCAAGGGTGGGCAGGCATTGCGGGGACGCGGTTCTCCAGCTTTTTTGTCAACTCCTTTATCATCGCACTCGCTTGTGTAGCGGGAAATGTCCTGACCTGTTCCCTGGCGGCCTACGCGTTCGGACGGCTTGATTTCAGCCTGAAAAAAATATGGTTCGCCGTCATGATGGTGACGATCATGCTGCCCCATCATGTCACGATCATTCCCCAATATATTTTGTTCAAGCATTTGAACTGGATCAATACGTATTATCCGCTTACCATTCCCAAATGGCTGTCGACCGACGCTTTCTTCATTTTCCTCATGGTGCAGTTCATTCGCGGCCTTCCGCGCGAGCTGGACGAATCGGCCACGATCGACGGCTGCGGCCAAATTCAAATCTATTGGCGGATCGTGCTGCCGCTCGCCATGCCCGCCCTGATCACGACGGCTATTTTCACGTTTATTTGGACGTGGGACGACTTTTTCGGCGCGCTGCTCTACTTGAATTCGGCTAATTTGTACACCGTACCGCTCGGCTTGCGCCTGTTCATGGACTCGACGGGAGATTCCGCATGGGGGCCGCTGCTCGCCATGTCGGCCTTGTCGCTCGTGCCGAGTATGATCATTTTCTTCAGCTGCCAGAAGTATTTCGTCGAAGGCATCTCTACGTCCGGTATTAAAGGATAG
- a CDS encoding carbohydrate ABC transporter permease has translation MERNGTAVLVRDSGSFSHTLKKLWRRNRVAYLFLLPWFAGLLVFTIGPMMTSFYYSLTRFDLMTPPRYIGLQNYLTMFTADPRYIASLKVTITYVLVSVPLKLTIALLIAALMNRGLRGLAFYRTLYYLPTLLGGSVAIAVMWRKIFGNSGVLNQFLADAFGIQAPNWVADPSYALYSIVALSVWQFGSSMIIFLAGLKQIPQDYYEASQVDGARKLRQFFSITLPLLSPVIFFNLVIQLIGSFQSFTQAFIISGGQGGPMDSTLFYTLYLYMKGFGFYEMGYASAMAWVLLVIIGVFTAIIFGTSKYWVHYGDGGK, from the coding sequence ATGGAACGAAACGGAACAGCGGTGTTGGTTCGGGATTCAGGATCGTTCTCTCACACGTTAAAAAAGCTTTGGAGGCGGAACCGGGTTGCTTATTTATTCCTGCTCCCCTGGTTCGCGGGTTTGCTGGTGTTCACCATCGGCCCCATGATGACTTCCTTCTATTATTCGCTCACCCGGTTCGATCTGATGACGCCTCCGCGTTACATCGGGCTGCAAAACTACCTAACGATGTTTACGGCCGACCCGCGGTATATAGCTTCGCTAAAGGTAACGATCACGTACGTCTTGGTATCGGTTCCGCTGAAGCTTACCATCGCGCTGCTCATCGCGGCTCTTATGAACCGCGGCTTGAGAGGCCTGGCCTTTTACCGGACGCTGTACTATTTGCCGACTCTTCTCGGCGGAAGCGTGGCCATCGCCGTGATGTGGCGTAAAATTTTCGGAAATTCCGGAGTGCTCAACCAGTTTCTTGCGGATGCGTTCGGCATTCAAGCACCCAACTGGGTGGCCGACCCGAGCTATGCGCTGTACTCCATTGTGGCTTTGTCCGTTTGGCAGTTTGGGTCATCCATGATTATCTTCCTCGCCGGCTTGAAGCAGATCCCGCAAGACTATTACGAAGCTTCCCAGGTGGACGGCGCCCGAAAGCTGCGGCAGTTTTTTTCGATCACGCTTCCGCTACTTTCGCCGGTGATTTTCTTTAATCTCGTCATTCAGCTCATCGGCTCGTTCCAATCGTTCACCCAGGCCTTCATTATTAGTGGAGGCCAAGGCGGGCCGATGGATTCCACCTTGTTCTACACCTTGTACTTGTACATGAAGGGCTTCGGCTTCTACGAAATGGGATACGCATCTGCCATGGCGTGGGTGCTGCTGGTCATCATCGGGGTCTTCACGGCGATCATTTTCGGAACATCGAAATATTGGGTTCATTATGGGGACGGGGGGAAATGA
- a CDS encoding ABC transporter substrate-binding protein, giving the protein MKRKGSVLSLAAMSVWMLAACTPGGGGSGSTSTAASANGTNPQPVQLRMSWWGSQVRHDATMKVIDLFQKKYPNIKVNAEYMGSEGYWDKLNTQVAGGNAPDLIQVGNNYPDYVAKGALLDISSYLGKEINMDDFSKASIDSGRLDGKLYGVVLGMNAFGVAYNTELVKKAGLQPPTDKWTWEEFGKYAGDLTKALGKGSYGSVDESWLNTLYLTYFARQDNKTLYKDGKVGLDKAELEKWFTMWENFRKEGAVGPASFSAGYTESPDNSSFVQGKTALKVIWSNQVSAYQKVMKDEIKLVMPPGGGSGAAQGLWLQPSQFMSVSAKTQHPKEAAMFISFMVNDPEATAILGSERGVSGSSKVRDAQKAKATPEDKKVFDYVDLVSGNSRVNDREIPNGGEFQSALTNLGQQIAFGKKSISDASQELYETAVKIINK; this is encoded by the coding sequence ATGAAAAGAAAAGGTTCGGTTCTCAGTCTCGCCGCGATGAGTGTTTGGATGTTGGCTGCGTGTACCCCGGGCGGAGGTGGAAGCGGTTCCACTTCTACTGCTGCATCTGCAAACGGCACCAATCCCCAGCCCGTTCAGCTGCGAATGTCGTGGTGGGGATCCCAGGTACGGCATGATGCCACAATGAAGGTTATCGACCTTTTTCAAAAGAAGTACCCGAACATTAAGGTGAACGCGGAATATATGGGAAGCGAAGGCTACTGGGATAAGCTGAATACACAGGTCGCCGGCGGCAATGCCCCCGATCTTATACAGGTCGGCAACAACTATCCGGATTATGTGGCGAAAGGCGCTCTGCTCGACATCAGCTCCTATCTGGGGAAAGAAATCAATATGGACGATTTCAGCAAAGCATCGATTGACAGCGGCAGGCTGGACGGCAAGCTTTATGGCGTGGTCTTGGGCATGAATGCTTTTGGAGTCGCTTACAACACGGAACTGGTCAAGAAGGCGGGCCTGCAGCCGCCGACCGATAAGTGGACCTGGGAGGAATTTGGCAAATACGCCGGGGATTTGACCAAAGCGCTCGGCAAGGGCAGCTACGGGTCGGTCGACGAATCCTGGCTCAACACCCTATACCTAACCTACTTTGCCCGCCAGGACAACAAGACCTTGTACAAAGACGGCAAGGTAGGCCTCGATAAAGCCGAACTGGAAAAATGGTTTACGATGTGGGAGAACTTCCGCAAGGAGGGCGCCGTCGGGCCGGCTTCGTTCAGCGCAGGTTATACCGAATCTCCCGACAATTCCTCTTTTGTCCAAGGCAAGACGGCCTTGAAGGTCATTTGGTCGAACCAGGTGAGCGCGTACCAGAAAGTGATGAAGGATGAAATCAAGCTGGTCATGCCGCCGGGGGGAGGTTCCGGAGCGGCTCAGGGCTTATGGCTGCAGCCGAGTCAATTCATGAGCGTGAGTGCCAAGACGCAGCATCCGAAGGAAGCCGCCATGTTCATCAGCTTCATGGTCAATGACCCCGAAGCGACGGCCATCCTGGGCAGTGAACGCGGCGTTTCGGGTTCCTCCAAAGTACGCGACGCCCAGAAAGCGAAAGCCACGCCGGAGGACAAGAAGGTGTTCGATTATGTGGATCTGGTCAGCGGGAATTCCCGCGTCAACGATCGGGAAATTCCAAACGGCGGGGAATTCCAATCGGCCCTCACCAACCTGGGGCAGCAAATCGCTTTCGGCAAAAAAAGCATTTCCGACGCGTCCCAAGAGCTTTACGAAACGGCTGTCAAAATCATCAACAAGTAA
- a CDS encoding LacI family DNA-binding transcriptional regulator, protein MKIRMSDIAKMANVSIAAVSLALSGKPGISEETRAKILTIVKETGYLPRAMVKAEQVYGLAPTLRFVACTDSGIVSNHYNQQPFFMELIRHIEEQCRAGGYSLFFSSVPYDRFEEAIEELESGHKSNGILLLGTNLSRKQIELVESMQPNLVVIDTCLETMDANFIVMNNRMGAYQAGSYLLELGHRKIGYVQSNARMYNFDSRKQGFLQALSEAGVLLPGKHLFTVSPTVVTSQEELKNRLLCLKGDWPTALFCECDYMAISAMKTLYEAGLRVPDDISVVGFDNIQEAMIVTPELTTVHVEKLKIAELAVAKLMAGTEGTELVKSKIWLDTRLVIRNSCRKL, encoded by the coding sequence TTGAAAATAAGAATGAGCGATATCGCCAAAATGGCTAATGTGTCGATCGCCGCTGTTTCTTTGGCCCTTAGCGGGAAGCCGGGAATAAGCGAGGAAACCCGCGCCAAAATTTTGACCATCGTTAAAGAAACCGGCTATTTGCCCCGCGCCATGGTCAAAGCGGAGCAAGTGTATGGCCTTGCTCCTACTCTGCGTTTCGTGGCCTGCACCGATTCCGGCATTGTTTCGAACCACTATAACCAGCAGCCTTTCTTCATGGAGCTTATTCGCCACATAGAGGAGCAGTGCCGGGCCGGCGGGTATTCCCTGTTCTTCTCCTCGGTTCCCTATGACCGGTTCGAAGAGGCCATCGAAGAGCTGGAATCCGGGCATAAATCGAACGGCATCCTGCTTCTCGGCACGAACCTTTCCCGGAAGCAGATTGAATTGGTGGAGAGCATGCAGCCGAATCTGGTCGTCATCGATACCTGCCTGGAGACGATGGACGCCAACTTTATTGTGATGAACAACAGGATGGGCGCCTATCAGGCCGGGAGCTATTTACTGGAGCTCGGTCACCGCAAAATCGGCTACGTGCAGTCCAACGCGCGGATGTACAACTTCGACTCCCGCAAGCAAGGCTTTCTTCAAGCGCTTTCGGAAGCGGGGGTCCTCCTGCCGGGCAAGCATCTTTTCACCGTGTCGCCGACGGTCGTCACCTCTCAGGAAGAGCTGAAGAACCGCCTCCTCTGCTTGAAGGGCGATTGGCCGACCGCTTTATTCTGCGAATGCGATTATATGGCCATAAGCGCGATGAAGACCCTTTATGAAGCGGGACTACGCGTTCCCGACGATATCTCGGTCGTTGGCTTTGACAATATTCAGGAAGCGATGATCGTTACTCCCGAATTGACCACGGTGCATGTCGAGAAGCTGAAAATCGCCGAGTTGGCCGTAGCCAAGCTGATGGCGGGCACGGAAGGAACGGAGCTGGTAAAAAGCAAGATCTGGCTCGATACCCGTCTGGTGATCCGAAACTCATGCCGGAAGCTATAG
- a CDS encoding cytochrome ubiquinol oxidase subunit I, translated as MFPNDPVLFSRILTALTLGFHIIFATIGVGVPLMIALAEWTGIRRKDPHYFLLARRWARGFVITVAVGVVTGTSIGVQLSLLWPSFMRVAGQAISLPLFMETFAFFFEAIFLGIYLYTWDRFRSRYTHFLLVIPVVIGSSFSAVFITMVNAFMNTPQGFTLEGNRITDIDPIKAMFNPATPTEVSHVLTSAYMTCAFVLAAIAAFSLLKKRTHVYYYKALKLTMTAALVFSLATALVGDLSGKFLAKYQPEKLAAAEWHFETQTHAPLILGGFLDENNEVRFGIKIPYALSILAHGTPGSEVKGLNEIPEDERPPLFVHYLFDGMVSIGILLIVVSGWYWLAVWRKRGNPHNRLLLRLIAAGGPLSLLAIEFGWIYAEIGRQPWILRGYMKTAEGATTSEHVGLMLVLFLLLYALLAFTCTKVLGRLFRNKPAEQELADMERSE; from the coding sequence ATGTTTCCGAATGATCCCGTGCTTTTCAGCCGTATCCTGACGGCGCTGACGCTAGGCTTTCACATCATCTTCGCGACGATCGGGGTCGGCGTTCCGCTGATGATTGCCCTGGCCGAATGGACCGGCATCCGCCGGAAGGATCCCCACTATTTCCTGCTCGCCCGGCGGTGGGCGCGCGGCTTCGTCATTACCGTTGCCGTCGGGGTAGTGACCGGAACGAGCATCGGCGTTCAGCTCAGCCTGCTTTGGCCCAGCTTCATGCGGGTCGCTGGTCAAGCTATCTCCCTGCCGCTGTTTATGGAGACCTTCGCCTTCTTCTTCGAAGCCATCTTTCTCGGCATCTACCTGTACACCTGGGACCGGTTCCGCTCCAGGTATACCCATTTTCTGCTCGTCATACCGGTCGTGATCGGATCTTCCTTCTCCGCCGTTTTCATTACGATGGTCAATGCGTTTATGAATACCCCTCAAGGATTTACCCTTGAGGGAAACCGGATTACCGATATCGATCCGATCAAGGCCATGTTTAATCCGGCCACACCGACCGAGGTTTCCCATGTACTCACTTCAGCGTACATGACCTGCGCCTTCGTTCTGGCTGCGATCGCCGCCTTCTCGCTTCTGAAGAAACGGACGCACGTCTACTATTATAAAGCCCTCAAACTGACGATGACGGCGGCTCTTGTCTTCTCGCTCGCCACCGCTTTGGTTGGCGATCTGTCGGGCAAATTCCTGGCCAAGTACCAGCCCGAGAAGCTGGCGGCGGCCGAATGGCATTTTGAAACGCAGACGCATGCGCCTCTTATATTGGGCGGCTTTCTCGATGAGAACAACGAGGTCCGTTTCGGCATCAAAATCCCCTACGCCTTAAGCATACTCGCTCATGGAACTCCCGGCAGCGAGGTGAAGGGGCTGAATGAAATTCCCGAGGACGAACGTCCCCCGCTCTTCGTTCATTACTTGTTTGACGGGATGGTTTCCATTGGCATTCTGCTCATTGTCGTCTCCGGCTGGTACTGGCTCGCCGTCTGGCGCAAGCGCGGGAATCCCCACAACCGGCTGCTCCTGAGGCTGATAGCGGCCGGCGGTCCGCTTTCCCTGCTCGCCATTGAATTCGGCTGGATCTACGCCGAAATCGGGCGGCAGCCCTGGATTCTTCGCGGCTATATGAAAACGGCGGAGGGAGCCACCACCTCGGAGCATGTAGGCCTTATGCTGGTGCTGTTCCTGCTGCTGTACGCCCTTCTCGCCTTCACCTGCACCAAGGTGCTCGGCCGCTTGTTCCGCAACAAACCGGCCGAGCAGGAGCTCGCCGACATGGAAAGGAGCGAATAA